ACAGCGAAGCGCAGATTGCTCCTGCCAGCAGCGTTTATACCCAACGTCTGAATAAAATCGCCAAAGCACTGGGCGATAACATTGATGGCACTCCGGCCAACTATAAGGTTTACCTGACTAAAGACGTTAACGCCTGGGCGATGGCGAATGGCTGTATCCGCGTTTACAGCGGATTAATGGACCTGATGACCGATAACGAAGTGGAAGGCGTACTGGGCCATGAAATGGGCCACGTGGCGCTGGGCCATACCCGCCGTGCGATGCAGGTTGCTTACGGCACCACAGCCGCCCGTACCGCCGCAGCTTCTGTAGGTGGCATCGCTGGTTCGCTTTCTCAGTCACAGCTTGGCGACCTGGGCGAAAAGCTGGTTAATGCCCAGTTCTCGCAAAAGCAGGAATCACAGGCGGATGACTACTCCTTCGATCTGTTAAAAAAACGCGGCATCAGCCAGCAGGGTCTGGTGACCAGCTTCGAGAAGCTGTCTAAACTGGAAGGCACTCATGAGAGCAGCATGTTTGATTCTCACCCGTCTTCTGACTCCCGTGCTCAACACCTCAAAGATCGTCTCGCTGCCGAAAAGTAAGGTATCGCGATAAAAAAAGGGCGCCCCTTCCGGGACGCCCTTCTCTCTACAGGCAGAATTTACTCGCCTTTATTCACAGCCTGAACATGCAGCATATCCAGCGCCAGCGTGGCCGCCGCCAGAGCAGTCAAATCAGACTGGTCATAGCCTGGCGCAACTTCTACCAGATCCATCCCCACAATGTTCAGCCCCTGAAGGCCGCGCACCAGTTTGGTCGCTTTATCCGTGGTCAGGCCACCAATCACTGGCGTCCCGGTTCCCGGAGCATGCGCCGGATCCAGGCAGTCAATATCAAACGTCAGGTAGACCGGCATATCGCCAACAATCTGTTTTACCTGAGCAATGATGTCATCCACGCTGCGGTCGTTGACCTGAGCAGCATCCAGCACGTTGAAGCCCAGCGAGGCATCAAACTCGGTACGGATACCGATCTGCACTGAATGTGCCGGATCGATCAGACCTTCTTTTGGCGCATGGTGGAACATGGTGCCGTGGTCAAAGGTCGGTCCGTTAGAGTAGGTATCGGTATGCGCATCGAAATGCACCAGCGCCATCTTACCGAAGTATTTAGCATGGGCGCGTAGCAGCGGCAGCGTGACGTAGTGGTCACCGCCGAAAGTCATCATACGCTTGCCGTTAGCCAGCAGTTTCTCAGCATGGGCCTGTAACTTATCGGACAGGTCCTGTGAATCACCAAAAGCGTAAACCAGATCGCCGCAGTCGATCACTTTCAGACGCTGACGCAGATCGAACTTCCACGGCCAGCGGCAACCTTCCCACGCCAGGTTAGTGGAAATTTGACGGATTGCGCCCGGACCAAGACGGCTACCAGGACGACCAGAGGTCGCCGCATCGAATGGAATGCCGGTGATCACCCACTCGGCATCGCTGTCGTAGGGCTGGAAATTTACCGGAAAACGCATAAAACCAAAGGCGTTTGAAACCAGTGAGTTATCGTACTGGTTGCCCAGGGTGTTATTCATACTGAATCCTCTTTAATTACTCATCTTCCAGATAGGTATAGCCGTACAGGCCAGCTTCAAACTCTTCCAGGAACTGCGCGCGAAGCTCTTCATCCAGATCGCTCTCTTTGATCTGGTTACGGAAGTGAGTTAACAATTCCTGAGGATCAAGCTGAACATACTCCAGCATATCGGCGACGGTATCCCCTTCATCGGAGAGCTGTACATCTACCCGGCCATCGGCATAGGCGAAGACGTCAACCGCCTCGGTATCGCCGAACAGATTGTGCATGTTGCCCAGAATTTCCTGATAGGCTCCCACCATAAAGAAGCCCAGCATCGGCGGATTATCCACATCGTATTCAGGCATCGGCATGGTAGTGGCAATGCCATCGCCATCCACATAGTGATCGATGGTGCCATCGGAATCACAGGTGATGTCCAGCAGGACAGCGCGGCGCTCAGGTGATTTGTTCAGCCCTTCAAGCGGCAGCACCGGGAACAGCTGATCGATACCCCAGGCATCCGGCATCGACTGGAACAGCGAGAAGTTGACGTAAATTTTATCCGCCATGCGCTCCTGCAGCTCGTCGATTATTGGACGGTGTGCACGGTTGCTGGGATCCAGATGCTGCTGAATATAGTGGCAGATGTTCAGATAGAGTTGTTCAGACCAGGCACGCTGTTTCAGGTCGTAGGTACCCTGCGAATAACCGGTATGGATATCAAACAGATCCATCTGGCTGTCGTGCAGCCATTCACGCAGCGAGCGGCGGTTATTTGGCTCGTGCATCTCCTGCCAGGTGTCCCACATGCTGACAACAGGACGTGGCGAATCTTCAGATGGCGGCAACGGCTCGCTGAATTCGTTACGTTCCACACCAATAATGTTGGAAACCAGCACGGTATGGTGCGCAGTAACGGCGCGGCCAGACTCGGTGATCACTGTCGGGTGCGGCAGACCATGCTCTTCACAGGCATCGCCAATAGCCCAGATCACATTGTTGGCATATTCGTTCAGGCCATAGTTCACGGAACAGTCGGACTGAGAGCGGGTCCCTTCGTAATCCACGCCCAGACCGCCACCCACATCGAAGCACTGGATATTAACGCCCAGCTTAGCCAGCTCAACGTAGAAGCGGGCTGACTCGCGGACGCCGGTGGCGATATCACGAATGTTCGCCATCTGTGAACCCAGGTGGAAGTGCAGCAGCTGCAGGCTTTCCATCCGGCCCGCTTCGCGCATGATCTCCACCAGCTTAAGAACCTGGGTAGCTGACAGGCCAAACTTCGACTTTTCACCGCCGCTGGATTGCCACTTGCCTGAACCCTGAGAGGCCAGACGGGCACGAATACCCAGACGAGGGATCACGTTCAGACGCTCCGCCTCTTCAAGTACCAGCTTCACTTCGGTCATTTTTTCCAGCACCAGATAGACCTTATGGCCCATCTTTTCGCCGATCAACGCCAGACGAATGTACTCACGGTCTTTATAGCCGTTACAGACGATAACCGAACGCGTCATGCCAGCATGGGCCAGCACGGCCATCAGCTCAGCTTTGGAACCGGCTTCCAGACCCAGCGGTTCGCCCGAGTTGATCAACGACTCGATGACGCGTTTATGCTGGTTCACTTTAATCGGGTAGACCAGGAAGTAATCACCGCGATAACCGTAAGATTCACGGGCGCGTTTGAACGCGGCGTTTATCGAACGCAAGCGATGTTGCAGAATCTGAGGGAAACAAAACAGGGCGGGAAGACGCTGGCCATCAGCCTCGCGCTCTTTAACCAGTTTTGCTAAATCGACGCGCGCTTCTGGCACGTCCGGGTCCGGACAAACACTGATGTGTCCAAGCTCATTCACGTCATAGTAATTATTGCCCCACCAGGCAATATTATAGGTGCGCAGCATCTTGCTGGCATCTTGATCGCTCATAGCTACCTCCTGCATGGAGCGGAGTACACCCTGTTCGCCTGCTGACGAACCCTTGATAGTCTTCATGTCGTCAGACATTACGAGCCTCAAAATTGAATGATGCGGAACAGTTATCTACTATCGCAGGGAAACACTGCAACAACAACCCATCGACTACCGGGAAACCCAGCATAAAAAGCTGGCGCATCACACCAATCGGTCTCTAAGTATAACATCATTCACGGCTGGCTCAGGCGTTGGACGGCGCATGGCAAAAATCCTTCAGTGAAAATCTGAGAGCAGAGAGAACGGCTTGGGTAAAGGGTTAACCCGGCGGGTGTCGGTATAAAGACGACCGGAAGCGGGCGCAGGGTTTGCGATACCAGGAAAGGTATGTGATGCCGGGGCATATAAGGCAGCGGCGTTTTATACAGCCAGA
This genomic window from Erwinia sp. E_sp_B01_1 contains:
- the speA gene encoding biosynthetic arginine decarboxylase, encoding MSDDMKTIKGSSAGEQGVLRSMQEVAMSDQDASKMLRTYNIAWWGNNYYDVNELGHISVCPDPDVPEARVDLAKLVKEREADGQRLPALFCFPQILQHRLRSINAAFKRARESYGYRGDYFLVYPIKVNQHKRVIESLINSGEPLGLEAGSKAELMAVLAHAGMTRSVIVCNGYKDREYIRLALIGEKMGHKVYLVLEKMTEVKLVLEEAERLNVIPRLGIRARLASQGSGKWQSSGGEKSKFGLSATQVLKLVEIMREAGRMESLQLLHFHLGSQMANIRDIATGVRESARFYVELAKLGVNIQCFDVGGGLGVDYEGTRSQSDCSVNYGLNEYANNVIWAIGDACEEHGLPHPTVITESGRAVTAHHTVLVSNIIGVERNEFSEPLPPSEDSPRPVVSMWDTWQEMHEPNNRRSLREWLHDSQMDLFDIHTGYSQGTYDLKQRAWSEQLYLNICHYIQQHLDPSNRAHRPIIDELQERMADKIYVNFSLFQSMPDAWGIDQLFPVLPLEGLNKSPERRAVLLDITCDSDGTIDHYVDGDGIATTMPMPEYDVDNPPMLGFFMVGAYQEILGNMHNLFGDTEAVDVFAYADGRVDVQLSDEGDTVADMLEYVQLDPQELLTHFRNQIKESDLDEELRAQFLEEFEAGLYGYTYLEDE
- a CDS encoding M48 family metallopeptidase, which translates into the protein MKLRTSLMTLGVVTALSGCQNFDSNALMQSGAQAYQAASLSDEQVKELSVKSCAQMDSEAQIAPASSVYTQRLNKIAKALGDNIDGTPANYKVYLTKDVNAWAMANGCIRVYSGLMDLMTDNEVEGVLGHEMGHVALGHTRRAMQVAYGTTAARTAAASVGGIAGSLSQSQLGDLGEKLVNAQFSQKQESQADDYSFDLLKKRGISQQGLVTSFEKLSKLEGTHESSMFDSHPSSDSRAQHLKDRLAAEK
- the speB gene encoding agmatinase; translation: MNNTLGNQYDNSLVSNAFGFMRFPVNFQPYDSDAEWVITGIPFDAATSGRPGSRLGPGAIRQISTNLAWEGCRWPWKFDLRQRLKVIDCGDLVYAFGDSQDLSDKLQAHAEKLLANGKRMMTFGGDHYVTLPLLRAHAKYFGKMALVHFDAHTDTYSNGPTFDHGTMFHHAPKEGLIDPAHSVQIGIRTEFDASLGFNVLDAAQVNDRSVDDIIAQVKQIVGDMPVYLTFDIDCLDPAHAPGTGTPVIGGLTTDKATKLVRGLQGLNIVGMDLVEVAPGYDQSDLTALAAATLALDMLHVQAVNKGE